The following proteins are co-located in the Carassius carassius chromosome 39, fCarCar2.1, whole genome shotgun sequence genome:
- the LOC132121329 gene encoding interferon regulatory factor 8-like, which translates to MASGRFRSTRRLRSWIVEQVNSGKYHGLVWDNHEKTMFRIPWKHAGKQDFRTDEDAAIFKAWAEFKGKLLENGNSDPASWKTRLRCALNKSPEFSEVTERSQFDISEPYKVYRLVPLEEQGVVKVKKENGQKPARSSRRRRSEFEQDEQQIACKKIKEEVFVPQPINMSAQEIIPHTGREITLHADVETNPLKTDTRVHSFHITVLYIGQEVLRREVKGKDVRIAYLPPSPVPPTPLSLNGTGFHRIPLPDPPSDMSSDPSLAPRLMALNKLLPFTESGVVLTLTGGAIYAKRFCQGDVFWRGPHNTTTGPCKMERACVPTQLFSKDIFKQELDSFRSGGKQPQSEITLCFGEELCDGDNVDEKHIIIKISIPWVGSQIKEVKTLRDSIAISKSLAQGK; encoded by the exons ATGGCATCTGGAAGGTTTCGCTCCACGCGACGCCTGCGTTCCTGGATAGtggaacag GTGAACAGTGGGAAGTATCATGGCCTAGTGTGGGACAACCATGAGAAAACCATGTTTCGTATCCCATGGAAACATGCTGGAAAACAAGATTTCCGAACTGACGAAGACGCAGCTATTTTCAAG GCTTGGGCGGAGTTTAAAGGGAAGCTTTTGGAAAATGGAAATTCAGACCCTGCATCCTGGAAAACTCGACTACGCTGTGCCCTCAACAAAAGTCCAGAGTTTAGTGAGGTCACTGAAAGGTCACAGTTCGACATCTCAGAACCCTACAAGGTGTACCGCCTCGTACCACTAGAAGAACAAG GAGTGgtgaaagtaaaaaaagagaATGGACAGAAGCCAGCGAGGAGCAGCAGAAGGAGACGCAGTGAATTCGAGCAAGATGAGCAGCAGATTGCATGCAAAAAGATCAAAGAGGAGGTCTTTGTGCCCCAGCCCATCAACATG AGTGCACAGGAAATCATCCCACACACAGGAAGAGAGATCACACTCCATGCAGATGTGGAGACAAACCCCTTAAAGACTGACACAA GGGTGCACTCTTTCCACATAACCGTGCTCTACATTGGTCAGGAGGTTCTGCGGCGAGAAGTAAAGGGTAAAGATGTTCGGATCGCTTACCTGCCTCCCTCACCTGTCCCTCCAACTCCACTGTCTCTAAACGGCACTGGCTTTCATCGAATCCCTCTCCCAGACCCCCCATCAGACATGAGCTCTGACCCCAGCCTTGCCCCACGTTTGATGGCTCTTAACAAATTGCTGCCCTTCACGGAGAGTGGAGTTGTCCTGACCTTGACAGGAGGAGCCATCTATGCCAAGCGCTTCTGTCAGGGAGACGTGTTCTGGAGAGGACCACATAACACCACCACAGGACCCTGTAAAATGGAGAGAGCATGCGTGCCCACCCAGCTGTTCAGCAAGGATATATTCAAACAGG AGCTGGATTCTTTCCGCAGTGGAGGAAAACAACCTCAAAGTGAGATCACGCTGTGTTTTGGAGAAGAGCTGTGTGATGGAGATAACGTAGATGAAAAACACATCATCATTAAG ATATCTATCCCCTGGGTTGGGTCGCAGATAAAAGAGGTTAAGACCCTCAGAGATTCTATTGCAATTTCCAAAAGTTTGGCACAGGGGAAGTGA